One region of Micromonospora ureilytica genomic DNA includes:
- a CDS encoding cation-translocating P-type ATPase, translating into MTAAGRAAGRILPSFGVPHLVGEASRTVSSAATRLARTAGLARRRVWSRPGRHHIEVHGVCQDGGNRLARQVEGALERLPGVAWARVNAPSGRVVVAVQTPEPTLRDLIATIDRVERTCDHEPDPEIPPPHPPEEGPRTPRTLGALASDALGLTISAATRILPFAPLPGEVAGLLSAVDLQPKLHEFIGKRLRSDPRADILFPLAEAVVQGLTGRWTGIVLDGAQRVVQWGEARAQLAAWERAEPRLTGDAERATARWPVVERPRPKPDGPVERYINRMLAAGAAAGAAAVPFAGPKRAAALGLSALPKAPGSGREGYAAQLGRMLARRGVIAMDRSVLRELDRIDTLVLDAAVLGSDRGILADLAPASDADVDQVAERAFALFDPDDPSGSRAADGWRLGPLDQMSVHDPDDIPDAARLRSAGGQLLGLAHGDRLAALLRVEPEPAPGVDGLPSAARHAGLRLVVAGGDEQRYGFADAMLPGGDQLAESVRALQRDGAVVMLVSADRKALGASDCGLGFAAPEELPPWGAHLLVGADLRVVALVIEATGVARRTAQQNIRLAMAGTGLGALGAFTAPPPQLPHRALVAVNGAAGLAFANGVWQARRLHDQSDTPAPVATAWHLMPVGTVLDHLRSTPDGLASTEAQRRRHGSDDNGGAAPGSGGLLRAFVDELSNPLTPVLAAGAVLSASFGSLVDAALVGSVVGGSALIGAVHERNTERSLAELLSRSAVTARARRDGAEQVLAAEDLVLGDVITLEPGDSVPADCRVLESVGLEADESSLTGESLPVAKSNRPVVAAAIADRHSMLYEGTTVAAGHGTAVVVATGNDTEAGRSLALVRQAPPASGVEARLGALTSAAIPLAAGSAVAVAGAGLLRGVPLAETAATAANLAVASVPEGLPFLVSAAQLAAARRLAEHGALVRNPRTIEALGRVDVLCFDKTGTLTEGKLLLAGVGDGVGDRYAPVDRLDDRLRMTLAAALRATPAAKNPEELALQTDRAVRRGAGEAGVVEQTGAAGWRAAGGLPFEPSRGYHASIGQTDGHLLLSVKGAPETVLPRCSSRRTDGRQEPLDDAGRAELERMLADRAGAGNRILAVAECQVNDPTVTDSDVRGLTFVGFLALADGVRESAAPAVRRIRQAGVHTIMITGDHPATAEAIAATISEHDEQRVVTAAELDQLDDDALAERLANTDVVARCTPAHKVRIIQALQKCGRTVAMTGDGANDAPAIRLADVGIALGQRGTPAARAAADLVVTDDRLETIIATLIEGRAMWSSVRHALSILVGGNLGEIAFSVLTAAATGRSALTGRQLLLVNLLTDLAPALAIAVRPPASDRTDALLREGPDTALGESLTREIGLRAAATTLGATVGWTLARYTGRRQRAGTVALVSLVGTQLGQTILAGGTSPAVLASTAASLGVLVVVVQTPGVSQFFGCTPLGPVGWTIGAGSALGATFANGALTKLVERLPEARPNRTGSGAEPAADGGSAD; encoded by the coding sequence ATGACGGCGGCGGGTCGCGCTGCCGGCCGCATCCTGCCGTCGTTCGGCGTGCCGCACCTGGTCGGCGAGGCGTCCCGGACGGTCAGCTCGGCCGCGACCCGGCTGGCCCGGACGGCCGGGCTGGCGCGGCGTCGGGTCTGGTCCCGACCGGGCCGGCACCACATCGAGGTGCACGGTGTCTGCCAGGACGGCGGGAACCGGCTGGCCCGTCAGGTGGAGGGTGCGCTGGAGCGGCTGCCCGGGGTCGCCTGGGCCCGGGTCAACGCTCCCTCCGGCCGGGTGGTGGTCGCCGTCCAGACCCCCGAGCCGACGTTGCGCGACCTGATCGCCACGATCGACCGGGTCGAGCGGACCTGCGATCACGAACCCGATCCGGAGATCCCACCGCCGCACCCACCGGAGGAGGGGCCGCGAACCCCGCGAACCCTCGGCGCGCTCGCCTCGGACGCCCTGGGCCTGACCATCTCGGCGGCCACCCGGATCCTGCCGTTCGCGCCGCTGCCCGGCGAGGTGGCCGGCCTGCTCTCCGCAGTGGACCTCCAGCCGAAACTGCACGAGTTCATCGGCAAACGACTGCGCTCCGACCCCCGCGCCGACATCCTGTTTCCACTGGCCGAGGCGGTGGTGCAGGGCCTGACCGGCCGTTGGACGGGAATCGTCCTGGACGGCGCGCAGCGGGTGGTGCAGTGGGGTGAGGCGCGGGCCCAACTCGCCGCCTGGGAGCGGGCCGAGCCGCGACTGACCGGCGACGCGGAACGCGCCACCGCCCGCTGGCCGGTGGTCGAACGCCCCCGGCCGAAGCCGGACGGCCCGGTCGAGCGGTACATCAACCGCATGCTCGCCGCGGGCGCGGCCGCCGGTGCGGCGGCAGTGCCGTTCGCCGGGCCGAAGCGGGCCGCCGCGCTGGGCCTGTCCGCGCTACCCAAGGCGCCCGGCAGCGGCCGCGAGGGGTACGCGGCCCAGCTCGGCCGGATGCTGGCCCGGCGCGGGGTGATCGCGATGGACCGCAGTGTGCTGCGCGAACTGGACCGGATCGACACACTCGTGCTCGACGCCGCGGTGCTCGGCTCGGACCGGGGCATACTGGCCGATCTGGCGCCGGCGTCCGACGCGGACGTCGACCAGGTGGCCGAGCGGGCCTTCGCGTTGTTCGACCCGGACGACCCGAGCGGTTCCCGCGCTGCGGACGGCTGGCGGCTCGGGCCGCTGGACCAGATGTCCGTGCACGACCCGGACGACATCCCCGACGCGGCCCGGCTGCGCTCCGCCGGGGGCCAACTCCTCGGCCTCGCCCACGGCGACCGGCTCGCCGCACTGTTGCGGGTCGAGCCGGAACCCGCGCCCGGCGTCGACGGCCTGCCCTCCGCCGCCCGACACGCGGGCCTGCGACTGGTCGTCGCCGGCGGCGACGAGCAGCGGTACGGCTTCGCCGACGCGATGCTTCCCGGCGGGGACCAGTTGGCCGAGTCGGTACGCGCGTTGCAGCGCGACGGCGCGGTGGTGATGCTGGTTTCCGCGGACCGGAAGGCACTCGGCGCGTCCGACTGCGGTCTCGGGTTCGCCGCGCCGGAGGAGTTGCCGCCGTGGGGCGCGCACCTGCTTGTCGGTGCCGACCTGCGGGTGGTGGCGCTGGTGATCGAGGCGACCGGGGTGGCCCGGCGAACGGCCCAGCAGAACATCCGGCTGGCCATGGCCGGCACCGGCCTCGGGGCGCTGGGCGCGTTCACGGCCCCACCGCCCCAGCTGCCACATCGGGCGCTCGTCGCGGTCAACGGCGCCGCCGGGTTGGCCTTCGCCAACGGGGTCTGGCAGGCCCGCCGGTTGCACGACCAGTCGGACACTCCGGCACCCGTGGCAACCGCCTGGCACCTCATGCCCGTCGGCACCGTCCTCGACCACCTGCGCTCCACCCCGGACGGCCTGGCCAGCACCGAAGCGCAGCGCCGACGCCACGGCTCCGATGACAACGGCGGCGCCGCACCCGGAAGCGGTGGGCTGCTGCGCGCCTTCGTGGACGAGTTGTCCAACCCGCTCACGCCGGTGCTGGCCGCCGGGGCGGTGCTCTCCGCATCGTTCGGCTCACTTGTCGACGCCGCACTGGTGGGCAGCGTGGTCGGTGGGTCCGCCCTGATCGGGGCGGTGCACGAGCGCAACACGGAACGGTCGCTGGCGGAGCTGCTGTCACGGTCGGCGGTGACCGCACGGGCCCGCCGGGACGGCGCCGAGCAGGTTCTCGCCGCCGAAGACCTGGTCCTCGGGGACGTCATCACCCTCGAACCGGGTGACTCGGTACCCGCCGACTGCCGGGTGCTCGAGTCGGTGGGCCTGGAGGCCGACGAGTCGTCGCTGACCGGCGAGTCGTTGCCGGTCGCCAAATCCAACCGACCGGTGGTGGCCGCCGCCATCGCCGACCGACACTCGATGCTCTACGAGGGCACCACCGTCGCCGCCGGGCACGGCACCGCCGTGGTGGTGGCGACCGGCAACGACACCGAGGCCGGGCGCAGCCTGGCCCTGGTACGGCAGGCACCCCCGGCCAGTGGGGTGGAGGCACGACTCGGCGCGTTGACCAGCGCCGCCATCCCGTTGGCGGCCGGCTCGGCGGTGGCGGTGGCCGGCGCTGGCCTGCTTCGAGGCGTACCCCTGGCCGAAACGGCGGCGACCGCCGCGAACCTCGCCGTGGCGTCGGTGCCGGAGGGGCTGCCGTTCCTGGTCAGCGCGGCGCAGCTGGCCGCGGCCCGGCGGCTGGCCGAGCACGGCGCGTTGGTCCGCAACCCGCGCACGATCGAGGCGCTGGGCCGGGTGGATGTGCTCTGTTTCGACAAGACCGGCACCCTCACCGAGGGCAAGTTGCTGCTCGCCGGGGTCGGTGACGGCGTGGGTGACAGGTACGCCCCGGTGGACCGGTTGGACGACCGACTCCGGATGACGTTGGCCGCGGCGCTGCGGGCCACTCCCGCCGCGAAGAATCCGGAGGAGTTGGCGTTGCAGACCGACCGGGCGGTACGGCGGGGCGCCGGGGAGGCCGGTGTGGTGGAGCAGACCGGTGCCGCCGGGTGGCGGGCTGCCGGGGGGCTGCCGTTCGAGCCGTCCCGCGGCTACCACGCGAGCATCGGACAGACCGACGGTCACCTGTTGTTGAGCGTCAAGGGTGCTCCGGAGACGGTGCTGCCGCGCTGTTCGTCCCGACGCACGGACGGTCGTCAGGAGCCGCTGGACGACGCCGGCCGTGCCGAGCTGGAGCGGATGCTGGCCGACCGGGCCGGTGCGGGAAACCGGATCCTGGCCGTCGCGGAGTGCCAGGTGAACGACCCGACGGTGACCGACTCCGACGTTCGAGGGCTCACCTTCGTGGGCTTCCTGGCCCTCGCGGACGGTGTGCGGGAGAGCGCCGCCCCGGCGGTACGCCGGATCCGGCAGGCCGGTGTGCACACCATCATGATCACCGGTGATCATCCGGCCACCGCCGAGGCGATCGCCGCCACCATCAGCGAGCACGACGAACAGCGGGTGGTCACCGCCGCTGAACTCGACCAACTGGACGACGACGCGCTCGCCGAGCGGTTGGCCAACACCGACGTCGTGGCCCGGTGCACCCCCGCCCACAAGGTGCGGATCATCCAGGCGTTGCAGAAGTGCGGGCGGACCGTGGCGATGACCGGCGACGGCGCCAACGACGCCCCGGCGATCCGGCTGGCCGACGTCGGCATCGCCCTCGGCCAACGGGGCACCCCGGCCGCCCGCGCCGCAGCCGACCTGGTGGTCACCGACGACCGGCTGGAAACCATCATCGCGACCCTGATCGAAGGGCGGGCGATGTGGTCGTCGGTACGGCACGCGCTCAGCATCCTGGTCGGCGGCAACCTCGGCGAGATCGCGTTCAGCGTGCTCACCGCCGCGGCGACCGGCCGGTCCGCGCTCACCGGACGACAACTGCTGCTGGTCAACCTGCTCACCGACCTGGCACCGGCGCTGGCCATCGCGGTCCGACCGCCCGCGTCGGACCGCACCGACGCGCTGCTCCGGGAAGGCCCGGACACGGCGCTCGGCGAGAGCCTCACCAGGGAGATCGGGCTTAGGGCGGCAGCCACCACGCTGGGCGCGACCGTGGGCTGGACGTTGGCCCGCTACACCGGACGCCGCCAGCGGGCCGGCACCGTCGCCCTGGTGTCCCTGGTCGGCACCCAACTCGGGCAGACCATCCTGGCCGGTGGCACCAGCCCGGCCGTGCTGGCCTCCACGGCGGCGTCACTGGGCGTGCTCGTCGTGGTGGTGCAGACGCCGGGGGTGAGCCAGTTCTTCGGCTGCACCCCGCTCGGGCCGGTGGGTTGGACCATCGGGGCCGGTTCGGCGCTCGGCGCGACCTTCGCCAACGGCGCGCTCACGAAGCTGGTGGAACGTCTCCCGGAGGCCCGCCCCAACCGGACCGGATCCGGTGCCGAGCCTGCGGCGGACGGTGGTTCCGCCGACTGA
- a CDS encoding DUF418 domain-containing protein yields MSIDTAPRTARGPVLRTERALAPDLARGAMLLIIALANVAGVVFAGEPGLDATPEGVDRGLNFLLFELVHARGYPVFAVMFGYGLVQLARRQDASGATPKQVRSVLLRRNLWLVVFGFAHAALLYYGDFLGAYGIVGIAMTLLLLRRGDRFHRIVLVLWALSAVEILVIGAMVVSGILGGSGGSAPLPSGHVDSLAAPDYVASMLDRLGEWPVHTLTVVPFIMIAWLGMWAARRRVLEEPARHRTLLTWTATLGLGVAVAGGLPAALVSAGWLHVDESAASMMLLLHGASGMFAGPGYVAVFGLIAMRANRSGPVVGALSALGQRSLSGYLFQSVAWLVLLAPFTLALGDRFGSPTVTGLIIAVAVWLTTVLIARQLDKRKQPGPAEIVLRRLTYRPRT; encoded by the coding sequence ATGAGCATTGACACTGCACCGCGGACAGCGAGAGGGCCGGTGCTGCGCACCGAGCGTGCCCTCGCGCCCGACCTGGCCCGGGGAGCGATGCTGCTGATCATTGCGCTGGCCAACGTCGCCGGAGTCGTCTTCGCCGGTGAGCCGGGGCTCGACGCCACGCCGGAAGGCGTCGACCGCGGCCTCAACTTCCTGCTCTTCGAACTCGTCCACGCCCGCGGTTATCCGGTCTTCGCCGTGATGTTCGGCTACGGGCTCGTCCAGCTCGCCCGCCGCCAGGACGCCTCCGGTGCCACCCCGAAGCAGGTCCGCTCCGTGCTGTTGCGTCGTAATCTTTGGCTCGTCGTGTTCGGGTTCGCGCACGCCGCGCTGCTGTACTACGGCGACTTCCTCGGCGCGTACGGGATCGTCGGGATCGCGATGACCCTGTTGCTACTCCGCCGCGGCGACAGGTTCCACCGCATCGTGCTGGTGCTCTGGGCGCTGTCGGCGGTCGAGATACTGGTCATCGGCGCCATGGTGGTGAGCGGCATCCTCGGCGGGTCGGGCGGGTCGGCACCGCTGCCGTCGGGCCACGTCGACTCGCTCGCCGCGCCCGATTACGTCGCGTCCATGCTGGATCGCCTCGGCGAATGGCCGGTGCACACGCTGACCGTCGTGCCCTTCATCATGATCGCCTGGCTGGGCATGTGGGCCGCTCGCCGCCGTGTCCTCGAAGAGCCGGCCCGGCACCGGACCCTGCTCACGTGGACCGCCACCCTCGGTCTCGGTGTCGCAGTCGCCGGCGGCCTCCCGGCAGCCCTGGTCAGTGCCGGATGGCTGCACGTCGACGAGTCGGCCGCCAGTATGATGCTGCTGCTCCACGGGGCCAGCGGCATGTTCGCCGGACCGGGTTACGTGGCCGTCTTCGGCCTGATCGCCATGCGAGCCAACCGATCCGGTCCCGTCGTCGGCGCTCTCTCCGCACTGGGTCAGCGTTCCCTGTCGGGATACCTGTTCCAGTCCGTGGCCTGGCTCGTCCTCCTGGCGCCCTTCACGCTCGCCCTCGGCGACCGGTTCGGCAGCCCCACGGTGACCGGTCTGATCATCGCGGTGGCCGTCTGGCTCACCACCGTCCTGATCGCCCGTCAGCTCGACAAGCGCAAGCAGCCCGGCCCTGCCGAGATCGTCCTGCGCCGCCTGACCTACCGGCCACGGACCTGA
- a CDS encoding TetR/AcrR family transcriptional regulator — MTSDDFVPAPLRRLWGMSESSRLGRPASLDVNVVVTAAVGIADRDGLDGVTLPKVAKSLGFTSMSLYRHVGSKDELLTLMADAALGPPPDIDTTDWREGLRSWAFAHRAVLQRRPWLTRVPAAGPPSGPHQIAWMEAALAIMSGTLLDWAHKIGALSLISGYVVQSVRQYSELAEGRAEGQGQADAERDYGRALARLVNPDRFPETARLFSSTLFESPPSDTPDEAIADADFTLGLELILDGIAVRIARSDP, encoded by the coding sequence ATGACCAGCGACGATTTCGTTCCGGCGCCACTGCGCCGGCTGTGGGGAATGTCGGAGTCGTCGCGTCTCGGGCGGCCCGCGTCCCTCGACGTCAACGTGGTCGTCACCGCAGCGGTGGGGATCGCCGATCGGGACGGGCTCGACGGCGTGACGCTTCCGAAGGTCGCCAAGAGCCTCGGCTTCACGAGCATGTCGCTCTACCGGCACGTCGGCTCCAAGGACGAGCTGCTCACCCTCATGGCCGACGCCGCACTGGGCCCACCCCCGGACATCGACACCACCGACTGGCGGGAAGGACTGCGTAGCTGGGCATTCGCGCACCGCGCGGTGCTTCAGCGTCGGCCGTGGCTGACGCGCGTGCCCGCCGCCGGACCGCCCTCCGGGCCGCACCAGATCGCCTGGATGGAGGCCGCGCTGGCGATCATGTCCGGCACTCTCCTGGACTGGGCGCACAAGATCGGTGCCCTGTCACTGATCAGCGGCTACGTGGTGCAGTCGGTACGGCAGTACAGCGAACTCGCCGAGGGCAGAGCCGAAGGCCAGGGCCAGGCCGATGCCGAACGCGACTACGGCCGAGCGCTGGCGCGACTGGTCAATCCCGACCGCTTCCCCGAGACGGCCCGGCTGTTCTCCTCGACGCTGTTCGAGTCGCCACCGTCCGACACCCCCGACGAGGCGATCGCCGACGCGGACTTCACACTCGGGCTGGAGCTGATCCTCGACGGCATCGCCGTCCGGATCGCGCGCTCCGACCCCTGA
- a CDS encoding MFS transporter codes for MDRRRAVGALIGLAGGTFLYTTAEALPIGLLLPMATDLAVSPSQVGMLVTAYGAVVVVASIPLTVLARKVPRRRLLSVLLAGFVVSTATTVFASTFPLLLATRMATAATHALFWAVVVPAAAELFRPALRGRVVAIVFAGGNVALLLGVPVGTWLGERAGWRMSFLAVAGLGAVVLVAVASLLPSTPPGQGHAARGATPDIYRFWLLVAVAVLATAGAIAAYTYVALFVTEVSGFAASSVGAILLARGVASVLGILAVGAVVDRSPWLALVTTVALQSVALLGLYALGHRPYVAVGLLALAGLAFAAFTAALGGVVLQVAPGRSDIAAATVSAAVNVGITGGALVAGFALPSHGVHSTVLIGALLGIVALMVVAGGRIRRGVLPERPVGALVAANSERR; via the coding sequence ATGGACCGCAGACGGGCAGTGGGCGCGCTGATCGGCCTCGCCGGGGGGACGTTCCTCTACACCACCGCCGAGGCGCTGCCGATCGGCCTGCTGCTCCCGATGGCCACGGACCTGGCCGTCTCACCGTCGCAAGTGGGCATGCTCGTCACCGCGTACGGGGCGGTGGTCGTCGTCGCCTCGATCCCGTTGACGGTGCTGGCCAGGAAGGTCCCTCGGCGGCGACTCCTGTCGGTGCTCCTGGCCGGCTTCGTCGTCAGCACCGCGACGACGGTGTTCGCGAGCACGTTCCCGCTGCTGCTGGCGACCAGGATGGCAACTGCGGCGACCCATGCGTTGTTCTGGGCGGTGGTGGTCCCGGCCGCAGCTGAGCTGTTCCGACCCGCACTGCGCGGGCGGGTGGTCGCGATCGTGTTCGCCGGCGGCAACGTCGCCCTGCTCCTGGGAGTGCCCGTGGGCACCTGGCTGGGCGAACGGGCCGGCTGGCGCATGTCGTTCCTGGCGGTGGCCGGGCTCGGCGCGGTTGTGCTCGTCGCGGTGGCCTCGCTGCTGCCCTCGACTCCGCCCGGCCAGGGACATGCCGCTCGGGGCGCGACGCCCGACATCTACCGCTTCTGGCTGCTGGTCGCGGTGGCCGTCCTGGCGACCGCCGGCGCCATCGCCGCCTACACCTACGTCGCTCTCTTCGTGACCGAGGTCAGCGGGTTCGCCGCCTCGTCGGTCGGGGCCATCCTGCTGGCGCGCGGTGTCGCCAGCGTGCTCGGGATCCTCGCCGTCGGAGCGGTGGTGGACCGCAGCCCGTGGCTCGCCCTGGTCACGACAGTCGCGTTGCAGTCGGTGGCTCTGCTCGGGTTGTACGCGCTCGGCCACCGGCCGTACGTGGCCGTCGGCCTGCTCGCTCTGGCCGGACTGGCGTTCGCGGCGTTCACCGCGGCGCTCGGAGGCGTCGTGTTGCAGGTGGCGCCCGGGCGTTCCGACATCGCAGCAGCCACCGTCTCCGCCGCTGTCAACGTCGGCATCACCGGCGGCGCCCTGGTCGCCGGGTTCGCGTTACCGAGCCACGGTGTGCACAGCACGGTGCTGATCGGAGCCCTGCTGGGCATCGTCGCTCTGATGGTCGTCGCCGGCGGCCGCATCCGGCGGGGCGTCCTCCCGGAACGCCCGGTCGGCGCCCTTGTCGCGGCCAATTCCGAGCGCCGCTGA
- a CDS encoding CGNR zinc finger domain-containing protein: METDEGVRRMHLVGGNLALDFINTRTGPPVGPTDDDVLTGYPGLVDWGVYAGALTDTEAAAMRRLSRSDPDGAHAAFVRAQRTRDNLDEIFRPLAAGESPSARALAQLRDDEADALAHAQLERGSTFGWAWRDDRTLARPLRPVTHAAVQLLTDGPLDRIKGCGGCRFIFVDESKNRSRRWCSMDDCGTTEKIRRYVAARRTRATR, from the coding sequence ATGGAAACAGATGAGGGCGTCAGGCGGATGCACCTGGTGGGCGGCAACCTCGCCCTGGACTTCATCAACACCCGCACCGGTCCACCCGTCGGGCCCACGGACGACGACGTGCTCACCGGCTATCCAGGGTTGGTCGACTGGGGCGTGTACGCGGGCGCCCTCACCGACACCGAGGCCGCAGCGATGCGCCGGCTGTCTCGCAGCGATCCAGACGGCGCCCACGCCGCCTTCGTGCGAGCGCAGCGCACCCGCGACAACCTCGACGAGATATTCCGACCGCTGGCCGCCGGAGAGAGCCCGAGCGCGCGTGCACTGGCCCAACTGCGAGACGACGAAGCCGACGCGCTCGCCCACGCACAACTTGAGCGTGGAAGCACGTTCGGGTGGGCCTGGCGGGATGACCGGACGCTGGCCCGGCCGCTACGGCCAGTGACGCACGCAGCGGTCCAACTACTCACCGACGGGCCGCTGGACCGGATCAAGGGATGCGGAGGCTGCCGCTTCATCTTCGTCGACGAGAGCAAGAACCGCAGTCGCCGCTGGTGCAGCATGGACGACTGCGGAACTACCGAGAAGATCCGCCGCTACGTCGCCGCGCGACGTACGCGTGCGACGCGGTGA
- a CDS encoding VOC family protein — protein sequence MVCRIGELVLKCRDPEVLARFWGEILDFRELDREEGVYIEIGPREGFGGPQPTIFLIRDDEPKNGHARLHIDVNPTDRDQDAELERLLAAGAKLVDIGQPADASWHVLADPEGNEFCLLKRRLDPL from the coding sequence ATGGTATGCCGTATCGGTGAGCTCGTGCTCAAGTGCCGCGACCCCGAGGTGCTGGCGCGGTTCTGGGGCGAAATCCTCGACTTCAGAGAGCTCGATCGCGAAGAGGGGGTCTACATCGAGATAGGCCCGCGCGAAGGGTTCGGCGGCCCACAGCCGACGATCTTCCTCATCCGCGACGACGAGCCGAAGAACGGGCATGCCCGGCTGCACATCGACGTCAACCCCACCGACCGCGATCAGGACGCCGAACTCGAGCGCCTCCTGGCCGCCGGGGCCAAACTCGTCGACATCGGTCAGCCTGCGGATGCGTCCTGGCACGTCCTCGCCGATCCAGAAGGCAACGAGTTCTGCCTGCTCAAGCGCCGCCTCGACCCACTCTGA
- a CDS encoding DLW-39 family protein has protein sequence MFKKLLILAGVVGVAAVVFNKIKASNDERALWHEATTAPDLR, from the coding sequence ATGTTCAAGAAGCTGCTGATTCTGGCTGGCGTCGTCGGCGTAGCCGCCGTCGTGTTCAACAAGATCAAGGCGTCGAACGACGAGCGTGCCCTGTGGCACGAGGCGACCACCGCGCCCGATCTGCGCTGA
- a CDS encoding DUF3566 domain-containing protein: protein MTETQAKSGNSGTSANPVDEEAAKGGTPATGRAAVGRATVPADAPAPKFTRAPGMTPPPEQPGEDGGSGDKTEASSAETPTSSVAANPPGPAAAPAARPATTQPIGVRPGQAASTGSTGTQPRITPGMTQPQPDSARTASAAGRPASGGGLPPGIGNASAVGAARVGDAVRAARTSVSSAASRGPRRARLNLKRIDPWSVMKFAFAVSVVLFIVVVVATSVLYLALDAMGVFQSVNESLSDLVNAGGGQSTSGFQITAKGVILSSALIGLVNVVLFTALATLGAFVYNVCADLVGGIELTLAERD, encoded by the coding sequence ATGACGGAGACACAGGCGAAGTCGGGGAACTCGGGGACCTCGGCCAACCCGGTCGACGAGGAGGCCGCCAAGGGCGGCACACCAGCGACCGGCCGCGCGGCCGTAGGCCGGGCGACGGTCCCCGCCGACGCGCCTGCCCCGAAGTTCACCAGGGCTCCGGGTATGACACCGCCGCCGGAGCAGCCTGGTGAGGACGGCGGGTCGGGCGACAAGACCGAGGCGTCCAGCGCCGAGACGCCGACGTCGTCGGTCGCCGCCAACCCTCCGGGGCCGGCGGCGGCACCCGCGGCCCGTCCGGCCACCACCCAGCCGATCGGTGTCCGGCCCGGTCAGGCGGCGTCGACCGGGTCCACCGGCACCCAGCCGCGGATCACACCGGGCATGACCCAGCCGCAGCCGGACTCGGCGCGTACCGCTTCGGCTGCCGGCCGTCCGGCCAGTGGCGGTGGCCTGCCGCCGGGGATCGGTAACGCGTCCGCCGTCGGGGCCGCCCGCGTCGGTGACGCGGTGCGTGCGGCGCGTACGTCGGTCAGTTCGGCCGCCTCCCGCGGACCGCGCCGGGCCCGGCTTAACCTGAAGCGGATCGACCCGTGGTCCGTGATGAAGTTCGCATTCGCGGTGTCGGTGGTGCTGTTCATCGTCGTGGTGGTCGCCACCTCGGTGCTGTACCTGGCGCTGGACGCGATGGGTGTGTTCCAGAGCGTCAACGAGAGCCTGAGTGACCTGGTCAACGCCGGCGGTGGGCAGAGCACCAGCGGCTTCCAGATCACCGCCAAGGGCGTGATCCTCAGCTCGGCGCTGATCGGCCTGGTCAACGTGGTGCTGTTCACCGCGCTGGCCACGCTCGGCGCGTTCGTCTACAACGTCTGCGCTGACCTGGTCGGCGGGATCGAGCTGACCCTCGCCGAGCGGGACTGA